In Iodobacter fluviatilis, the DNA window CAAATAAATAGCCTTTATGACGGATGGTTTTGATTTTGCGCGGCTCGTTAGGATCGTCGTCCAGTTTTTTACGCAAACGGGAAATGGCAACATCGATACTTCTGTCCATGCCATCGTATTCAATCCCGCGTAATACTTTTAATAAGTGATCGCGCGACAAAATATCACCTGCCTGGCTGGCTAAAGCCCAGAGCAAGTCAAAATCACCTGTCGATAAGCCCAGCGCTTCGCCGCGGTAGCTGGCGGTGCGGTTACGCAGATCAACTAAAAGCTGGCCAAAATTTAGCGTGGAGCGGTCAGGTGCAGGTGCCGCACTCGATACGATAGGCGTGCCGCCTGCAGTTTTACGCAGGTGAGCACGAATTCGGGCAAGCAATACCGAAGGGGGGGTGGTTTTAACCACATAATCAGTTGCGCCAATTTCAAAGCCCAGAATCTGGTTCATATCGCTATTTAGCGAGGTGAGCAAAATGACTGGCCCTGTCCAGAATTCGCGTAATTCCCGGCATAGGGTAAGCCCGTCTTTGCCGGGCAGCATAATATCAAGCAAAACGAGTGAAGGCGGGTTATTGCGTACCGCTTCGATCAAGCCACTGCCATCGGGCAGGACTTCAATATTAAATTCAAACGAGCGTAAATAACTACCAACCAGTTCCGCCAGTTCAGCATCATCTTCAACAAAAAGAATGCGGTGATTCATTTGAATATTCTCTGGAATGGGACAGTGGGCTAAATGATCTCAAGCAGTCTGGCTGGCTTGAGCAGGGTGAAGCAAGCAAGAAATTGATTGCGTATCGCTGGAGACAGGGGCCGGCGATACGCTGTGTATACGCCTTAGGCGCTGATAATCAGATATTTTTTATGTAATTCTTCTTTGGTTTCCTGATGCTCAGGATCCAGCGGGATACAGTCTACAGGGCATACTTGCTGGCATTGTGGTTCGTCATAGTGACCCACGCATTCAGTGCACAGATTAGGATCGATGACATAAATTTCATCGCCTTGGCTGATGGCGCTGTTGGGGCACTCTGGCTCACAAACGTCGCAATTAATACATTCATCGGTAATGATTAGGGCCATGACGCTAAATCCAATGCAATAAAAAATAGATATGCAAATTGTCCCATGTTCTGCCATGCCTCGACAACGATGCCGTAAAAATGCTGAACCGATAAAAGGGTGAAAACATGGATATTTACATCTTCTTCGGCATGGAACTGCTTTATTGTGGGTGAGGTTTTGTCTGGATTGAGGCCATTTTGATGGGGGAAGCGGGTTTCAGAGGCGAATATTGCCCCCTGAATAGATGGTGTTAATTCATCTGGAAAAGTCTGACTTTTTACCTCTTTTTTAGGGCAGAATGGCTGCTCGCTCATCTCACTGGAGTAAACCGTATGGGACTTATCGATCAGTTGGCCGGACAGTTTTTGGGTGGAAAAGAATTACCGGAAGGCTTTGCACAATCGTTGTCAGGCCTTTTGGAGCAGCAGGGTGGTATTTCTGGTTTGTTAGAGAAGTTTCAGAGTGGTGGTTTATCTGAGTTAGTGCAGTCATGGGTGGGCACGGGTGAAAACTTAGCTGTGAGCAGCGAGCAAATTCAATCTGTGCTGGGCAGTGACGCAGTGGCGTCTGTTGCAGAAAAGCTGGGGATTGATCCGTCTGAAGCGGCGGGGAAAATTTCTGAATATCTGCCTCAGCTGGTAGATAAGCTTACACCGAATGGTGAAGTACCCGAAGGCAATAATGTTCTGGCCGCTGGCCTTGATCTGCTGAAGGGCAAGTTATTTGGTTAAGGATGGATTCGCCATCAAAAAAGCCCCGTTTGGGGCTTTTTTGATGCATGGCGATTGTATTAAGGCTGAATTAAATCGCTTAAATGTCTGCCCATTCTGCGGCCTTCGCGAATCGCGTAATTGGTGCCCCGGTCTTCTGGATAGATTTGTGCCATCGAGGCTAAAAACAGCCCGCGTTTCGGGCTTTCGCAAGCGGGAATAAGCTGGCTGTAGTGTTTTTCAACCACGGGCTGTGCCCAGCGCGCATGCCAGACATGGTGGTTTTTTATCCATGCTTCCTTAAATTCAGGGAACATGCGTTTTAAGTGCGGCAGTGCAAAGGCGAGCAGCTCATCATCGCTCATTAAATAAAGTGCGTCGGTATGCGGTAGGTATTTAGATAAATACACAATATGCTTGCCGTTGTAATTTTTAGTGCTCTGGAAATTAGTGTGCTCAATCACGCCTACAAAGGGGAAGCTTGGGTCGTTTACATTCAGCCAGTAGGTATCTGATAGGGAGTGATCCAGCTCGAGTACAAGACAAACATTGGCCAGATAATTGATACGGCCTAGTTTGGCCAAATACTCCGGGCTGGCCCAGCTTTCAATCATATTGGCGAGCAGTGGCAAGGCCGGGGTGGAGATCACTCTGTCTGCCTGAATATCGCCATGGGCGGTTTTAATCAGCCAGCCACCGTTGTCCGGTGCAACTGAAATAACCGGGCTGAGGGTTTGAATTTTGCCGCCAAGTTGTTTGATTTTTGCGGCCAGTGCTTCAACCAGAGCAACAAAGCCGCCCTTAAAGTAGGCAAGCCGCTCTTCGCCGCCTTTACCCCGGCTGCTGCCGCGCAGTTTGAGCTTATTCCAGAACCAGACCGCTGAAATCTCATCGGCGACAGCACCAAATTTACCGCGCAATAATGGCTCCCAAACGATTTTATAAACGTTTTCCCCGCCTAATTCCCGCAGCCATTCTGCTGCCGTTTTGTGCTCAAGCTCCTGCCAGTTTTCTACCTTGCGTGCTTTTAAGGCGAGTAAGCCAAGGCGAATCCGGTCAGGAAAAGCGAGAGGTTTAAATTTAAGTAAATCCCATGGGGTGGACAGCTTGAAAAATTGATTGGCAAAATACATGCCGGTATTGCTGGGATTTGTTTTGACTTTATCGCAAAGATTTAGCTCTTTAATGAGCTGCATGACTTCCAGATCATTGGTGAACCAGTGATGGTAAAAACGATCCAGTTTTTCTGATTGATCACCAATATCAAATGCGGCCGCTAGGCCGCCAATATCTGCTTCTGCTTCCAGAACAAGCACGCTCACGCCTGCTTTGCTGAGCTCATAAGCGGCAGCGAGCCCGGTAAAACCTGCGCCGATGATGGCAACTTGGGTGTGCTGGGTTGTCATTTATTTCTCCGGGAAGGCAGATTGTTTTTTATCACTGAAAGACAAAAGAGGGCGATCATTTCTGATTGAGTCAATTCATCAGCCATGGAGTGTTCCTTCATGGTTTCTTCCGCGAAATTAAGAGCCAAATCCCGCCTGCCAAGGTAGGAGGGAGCCAGATCAGTAAGTGGGCGATAAGGGCAAAGGCGGCGGCAGATAGGCCGTCATTGTTTGTGAGTTTCATTGCAAGAATGGCAAAGTAATCAAAAGTGCCCACATAGCCGGGGGTGCTGGGGATTAATGTGGCCAGTGTAGCCAGTGGCAGGGCAAACCATGCGCCTGCACTATTGATGATCCCTGGCACACTTTGGGCTACGCACCACAAAGTCAGCCCTTCTAAGCCCCATACAATCAGGCTGACGGCGATCAGCGGCAAAATGCGTTTCCCACCAAGGGCAGCCAGCAGTTTGATGGCGTCTGCTGCTTCATCGGCCAGATGATTGCCACTACTGGGTGCCAGTTTATGAATGAGGCGCAGGCAGGCATCAATAAGAATCTGTAAGAAGCGTGGAAAGGCCAGTAATACAAAAATGAGCAGGGCGATAAGCGCAGCCCCTCCCGCTCCAATTTTTCCAAAGGTGGGCAGGCTGTGTATATCAAAAGCCCATAAGCCAAGCGCCAGAAACAGCAGTAGGCTGGCTAAATCGAGCAGTCTTTCTACAAAGATAGATGCGAGTACCTGGCCTGGGCCTGTGCCCAGCTCCTTGTTAAATGCAAAAGTACGCGCTAGATCTCCGGCACGAAAAGGTAAAATATTATTAAGTGCTAGGCTGCTTAAGAAGGGCTGCAGGCAGGCGCGTGGTGTGGCTTTGGGGCTGTTGGCCCGCAACATGCTGCTCCAGCGGGCTGCACGGCCAGCCAGCCCGAGCGAAAACACGATTAAGCCTGCCAGCAGCCAGAGCGGGTTGCTGCTTTTCATGGCCGCAATCAGCTGAATGCCGTCGGTTTTCTGAAAAATAAGCCCAATTAAAACAATGGCAACGATAAGTCCAATAATGGTGCGGATATGGCGTTTCATAAAGATTCTTTAAAAGAGGCGGCTGCAATCCGCCATGAGCTGCTTATGGCAGTTCAATGGATTATTTTCTATCGGTCACGGGGCTGCGTGAAAAAGTGATCTCATCGCTAAAGCCACAATATTCCTGCACAACATAGAGTGGTCTTTGCTTGGATTCTGTATAGATGCGGCCAATGTACTCGCCTAAAATGCCG includes these proteins:
- the rstA gene encoding two-component system response regulator RstA, yielding MNHRILFVEDDAELAELVGSYLRSFEFNIEVLPDGSGLIEAVRNNPPSLVLLDIMLPGKDGLTLCRELREFWTGPVILLTSLNSDMNQILGFEIGATDYVVKTTPPSVLLARIRAHLRKTAGGTPIVSSAAPAPDRSTLNFGQLLVDLRNRTASYRGEALGLSTGDFDLLWALASQAGDILSRDHLLKVLRGIEYDGMDRSIDVAISRLRKKLDDDPNEPRKIKTIRHKGYLFATDIWWQE
- a CDS encoding YfhL family 4Fe-4S dicluster ferredoxin, which codes for MALIITDECINCDVCEPECPNSAISQGDEIYVIDPNLCTECVGHYDEPQCQQVCPVDCIPLDPEHQETKEELHKKYLIISA
- a CDS encoding YidB family protein, coding for MGLIDQLAGQFLGGKELPEGFAQSLSGLLEQQGGISGLLEKFQSGGLSELVQSWVGTGENLAVSSEQIQSVLGSDAVASVAEKLGIDPSEAAGKISEYLPQLVDKLTPNGEVPEGNNVLAAGLDLLKGKLFG
- a CDS encoding NAD(P)/FAD-dependent oxidoreductase, whose amino-acid sequence is MTTQHTQVAIIGAGFTGLAAAYELSKAGVSVLVLEAEADIGGLAAAFDIGDQSEKLDRFYHHWFTNDLEVMQLIKELNLCDKVKTNPSNTGMYFANQFFKLSTPWDLLKFKPLAFPDRIRLGLLALKARKVENWQELEHKTAAEWLRELGGENVYKIVWEPLLRGKFGAVADEISAVWFWNKLKLRGSSRGKGGEERLAYFKGGFVALVEALAAKIKQLGGKIQTLSPVISVAPDNGGWLIKTAHGDIQADRVISTPALPLLANMIESWASPEYLAKLGRINYLANVCLVLELDHSLSDTYWLNVNDPSFPFVGVIEHTNFQSTKNYNGKHIVYLSKYLPHTDALYLMSDDELLAFALPHLKRMFPEFKEAWIKNHHVWHARWAQPVVEKHYSQLIPACESPKRGLFLASMAQIYPEDRGTNYAIREGRRMGRHLSDLIQP
- a CDS encoding lysylphosphatidylglycerol synthase transmembrane domain-containing protein produces the protein MKRHIRTIIGLIVAIVLIGLIFQKTDGIQLIAAMKSSNPLWLLAGLIVFSLGLAGRAARWSSMLRANSPKATPRACLQPFLSSLALNNILPFRAGDLARTFAFNKELGTGPGQVLASIFVERLLDLASLLLFLALGLWAFDIHSLPTFGKIGAGGAALIALLIFVLLAFPRFLQILIDACLRLIHKLAPSSGNHLADEAADAIKLLAALGGKRILPLIAVSLIVWGLEGLTLWCVAQSVPGIINSAGAWFALPLATLATLIPSTPGYVGTFDYFAILAMKLTNNDGLSAAAFALIAHLLIWLPPTLAGGIWLLISRKKP